One Mesorhizobium sp. L-2-11 genomic region harbors:
- a CDS encoding mandelate racemase/muconate lactonizing enzyme family protein: MRIKTVQAWWVRIPIEAARQHRSDFGQVTTFDAAILRIETADGLVGWGEGKNAAGSTGSYGALVHMLNHEIGPQLIGCDPADIGVIWEMLYNGVRHDSAAQSGHAMPQLARRGISVAAISAVDIALWDILGKSLGLPVWRLLGGRKLDRMPAYASGGWASTEAIGEQLKSYIAKGGFKALKMRIGAMDGAPHNSAARVRAARQALGPEVDLMVDAHGTYTVAEAKRFIQLAGDLDLAWFEEPVIADDKPGMAEVRASGSIPIATGESEATRYAFRDLATLKAADIFQPDPAFCGGISEAMKIGTIASAFNLRFAPHLWAGAPCFFAGLHVCAASPASFTVEFSLGANPMIHDLIEETVEAKDGMIAIPEKPGLGFTLSERFLEAHALRG; this comes from the coding sequence ATGCGCATCAAGACGGTCCAAGCCTGGTGGGTCCGCATACCGATCGAAGCCGCACGGCAGCACCGCAGCGACTTCGGTCAGGTGACGACGTTCGACGCCGCGATCCTGCGTATCGAGACCGCCGATGGGCTGGTCGGCTGGGGCGAAGGCAAGAATGCCGCCGGCAGCACCGGCAGCTATGGCGCCCTTGTCCACATGCTCAACCACGAGATCGGCCCGCAGTTGATCGGCTGCGATCCGGCCGACATCGGGGTGATCTGGGAGATGCTCTACAACGGCGTGCGCCACGACAGCGCCGCGCAAAGCGGCCACGCCATGCCGCAACTGGCGCGGCGCGGCATCAGCGTCGCCGCAATCAGCGCCGTCGACATCGCATTGTGGGATATTCTGGGCAAGTCGTTGGGGCTTCCGGTCTGGCGGCTGCTCGGCGGCCGCAAGCTTGACCGCATGCCGGCCTATGCGTCCGGCGGCTGGGCCTCCACCGAGGCGATCGGCGAGCAGTTGAAATCCTATATCGCCAAGGGCGGCTTCAAGGCGCTGAAGATGCGGATCGGCGCGATGGACGGCGCTCCGCACAATTCCGCCGCCCGCGTCCGCGCCGCAAGACAGGCGCTCGGCCCCGAAGTCGACCTGATGGTCGATGCGCACGGCACCTATACGGTGGCGGAAGCCAAACGCTTCATCCAGCTCGCCGGCGATCTCGATCTGGCCTGGTTCGAGGAGCCGGTCATCGCCGACGACAAGCCCGGCATGGCCGAAGTGCGGGCGTCCGGCTCCATCCCGATCGCCACCGGCGAAAGCGAAGCGACGCGCTACGCCTTCCGCGACCTCGCCACGCTCAAGGCTGCCGACATCTTCCAGCCTGACCCCGCCTTCTGCGGCGGCATCAGCGAGGCGATGAAGATCGGCACCATCGCCAGCGCCTTCAATCTGCGCTTCGCGCCGCATCTGTGGGCCGGGGCGCCTTGCTTCTTTGCCGGGCTGCATGTCTGCGCTGCTTCGCCGGCTAGCTTTACCGTCGAATTTTCGCTCGGCGCCAATCCGATGATCCACGACCTGATCGAGGAGACTGTCGAAGCAAAGGACGGTATGATAGCGATCCCCGAGAAGCCTGGACTGGGATTCACCCTTTCGGAACGGTTCCTGGAGGCGCACGCGCTACGCGGCTGA
- a CDS encoding sugar phosphate isomerase/epimerase family protein — protein sequence MKIGMCMFLWTTAVSKKHEPLLRDIKATGFDGVEIPIFAGTPDDYKKLGALLDRIGLERTAVSAIGDPAMNLISADASTRKAGIDYMKWAIDCTQALGARTLSGPLHSTLGAFSGSGPTAAEKKRSVGSQRAIGDHAGKKNVTIGLEALNRFECYLLNTMDDLSEHVDAIDRPHIKAMYDTFHANIEETDAIGAYTRNRKNVVHIHISENDRGVPGRGHIPWKETFSAIRKSGYDDWLTIEAFGRSLKDLAAATKVWRDFSESPEAVYRDGYKHIKSGWKKAGA from the coding sequence ATGAAAATCGGCATGTGCATGTTTTTGTGGACGACGGCCGTATCGAAGAAACACGAGCCGCTGCTCAGGGATATCAAGGCGACCGGCTTCGATGGCGTCGAGATACCGATCTTTGCCGGCACGCCGGACGATTACAAAAAGCTCGGCGCGCTGCTCGACCGCATCGGACTGGAACGCACTGCCGTTTCGGCGATTGGCGATCCGGCGATGAATTTGATCTCGGCCGATGCCTCAACGCGCAAGGCCGGCATCGACTATATGAAGTGGGCGATCGACTGCACACAAGCGCTTGGCGCCAGAACGCTGAGCGGTCCGCTGCATTCGACGCTCGGCGCCTTTTCCGGCAGCGGGCCGACGGCGGCGGAGAAAAAGCGTTCGGTCGGCTCACAGCGCGCCATCGGCGACCATGCCGGCAAGAAGAACGTCACCATCGGGCTGGAGGCGCTCAACCGTTTCGAATGCTATCTGCTCAACACGATGGACGATCTGTCCGAGCATGTCGACGCAATCGACCGGCCGCACATCAAGGCGATGTACGACACTTTCCACGCCAATATCGAAGAGACCGACGCGATCGGCGCCTATACGCGCAACCGCAAAAATGTCGTCCATATCCATATTTCGGAGAATGACCGCGGCGTGCCTGGGCGCGGCCACATTCCGTGGAAAGAGACGTTTTCGGCGATCCGCAAGAGCGGCTATGACGACTGGCTGACGATCGAGGCCTTCGGCCGCTCGCTGAAAGATCTGGCGGCGGCCACCAAGGTGTGGCGCGATTTTTCGGAAAGTCCGGAAGCCGTCTATCGCGACGGCTACAAGCACATCAAGAGCGGCTGGAAAAAGGCTGGTGCCTAG
- a CDS encoding hydroxyacid dehydrogenase, which translates to MPKILTTHTLHPRASAMLTGAGELVVASALDADTLATEARDADIIIVRAPLPSALFERATKLRAAIRHGAGLDMVPMEAATAAGVLVANVPAVNARSVAEYVMFAALALLRRFRMVDRDLRARGWLAGRDHTIPASELAGKTIGIVGFGAIGQAVGHIAAHGFDLNVVATTRSMRPAPDRVGFLSIDALIEQSDIVVLCCPLTAETRGLINRERIGRMKPDALLINISRGPVIDDEALIEALQKDRIGGAALDVFATQPLPPNHPYFGFDNVIVTPHMAGITEQSMMRMGVGSADETLRVLADKLPVNLRNPEVVEHYRRRFPADA; encoded by the coding sequence ATGCCTAAGATCCTGACGACACACACGCTGCACCCGCGCGCCTCCGCCATGCTGACCGGCGCCGGCGAACTCGTCGTCGCCTCCGCCCTCGATGCCGACACGCTGGCGACTGAGGCGAGGGACGCCGATATCATCATCGTTCGCGCCCCGCTGCCATCGGCGCTTTTCGAACGGGCGACAAAGCTCCGGGCGGCGATCCGCCACGGCGCCGGGCTCGACATGGTCCCCATGGAAGCCGCCACGGCGGCCGGCGTGCTGGTGGCAAACGTGCCGGCGGTCAATGCGCGCTCGGTCGCCGAATACGTGATGTTCGCCGCCCTGGCGCTGCTGCGGCGTTTCCGCATGGTCGACCGCGACTTGCGGGCGAGGGGCTGGCTGGCCGGCCGCGATCACACCATTCCCGCCAGCGAGCTCGCCGGCAAGACGATCGGCATTGTCGGCTTCGGCGCCATCGGACAGGCAGTCGGCCACATCGCGGCGCATGGTTTCGACCTGAACGTGGTGGCGACGACGCGCAGCATGAGGCCGGCGCCGGACAGGGTCGGGTTCCTGTCGATCGATGCGCTGATCGAGCAGAGCGACATCGTCGTTCTGTGCTGCCCGCTGACAGCGGAGACGCGCGGCCTGATCAACCGCGAGCGTATCGGTCGAATGAAGCCGGATGCGCTGCTGATCAACATTTCGCGCGGGCCGGTGATCGACGACGAGGCGCTGATCGAAGCATTGCAGAAGGATCGTATCGGCGGTGCCGCGCTCGATGTCTTTGCGACGCAGCCGCTGCCGCCCAATCACCCCTATTTCGGCTTCGACAATGTCATCGTCACACCGCATATGGCCGGCATCACCGAGCAATCGATGATGCGCATGGGCGTTGGTTCGGCTGATGAAACCCTGCGGGTGCTGGCCGACAAATTGCCGGTCAATCTGCGCAATCCCGAAGTGGTCGAGCACTACCGGCGACGGTTCCCGGCCGACGCGTAG
- a CDS encoding sugar phosphate isomerase/epimerase family protein — protein MHLSTHNWMRAEPLETTLKRIKKFGYESIEISGEPAQYKINETRALLKEHGIRCWGAVTLMLGERNLAARDQGQRERSVQYVKDVLTMVSELDGEIITLVPATVGKVVPDGTEEEEWKWVVDATRECFTHAKKVGVKVAIEPLNRFETYLFNRGAQALALADAVSPECGVCLDAYHLHMEEFNVYDAIRQVGNRLFDFHVADNNRFAAGLGQIDWPKIVGTLKEVGYDGALTNEFVAPVDRTPAAPYPDMVDRKPVDISPEQLKFIQDHGSSVLTEKFYTDQMRITAETLLPLIK, from the coding sequence ATGCATCTTTCGACGCACAACTGGATGCGGGCGGAACCATTGGAGACGACGCTCAAGCGCATCAAGAAATTCGGCTATGAGTCGATCGAGATTTCCGGCGAGCCCGCGCAATACAAGATCAACGAGACACGTGCGCTCCTGAAGGAGCACGGCATTCGCTGCTGGGGGGCGGTGACGCTGATGCTGGGCGAGCGCAATCTCGCCGCCAGGGACCAGGGCCAGCGCGAGCGCTCGGTGCAGTATGTCAAGGACGTGCTGACGATGGTCAGCGAACTCGACGGCGAGATCATCACGCTCGTTCCCGCCACGGTCGGCAAGGTGGTGCCGGACGGCACCGAGGAAGAAGAATGGAAATGGGTGGTCGACGCCACCAGGGAATGCTTTACCCATGCCAAGAAGGTCGGCGTCAAGGTCGCGATCGAGCCGCTCAACCGCTTCGAAACCTATCTGTTCAACCGCGGCGCCCAGGCACTGGCGCTGGCCGATGCGGTCAGCCCCGAATGCGGTGTCTGCCTAGACGCCTATCACCTCCATATGGAGGAGTTCAACGTCTACGATGCCATCCGGCAGGTCGGAAACCGCCTGTTCGATTTCCACGTCGCTGACAACAACCGCTTCGCCGCCGGTCTCGGGCAGATCGACTGGCCGAAGATCGTCGGCACCCTGAAGGAAGTCGGTTACGACGGCGCGCTGACCAACGAGTTCGTCGCCCCAGTTGACCGCACGCCGGCTGCTCCCTATCCCGACATGGTCGACCGCAAACCGGTCGACATCTCGCCGGAGCAGCTCAAATTCATCCAGGACCACGGTTCCAGCGTGCTCACGGAAAAGTTCTACACCGACCAGATGCGCATCACCGCCGAAACGCTGTTGCCGCTGATCAAGTAG
- a CDS encoding sugar phosphate isomerase/epimerase family protein, translating into MPSTMKGPGLFLAQFAGDAAPFNSLPSITRWAAGLGYKGVQIPTWDSRLFDLEKAASSQAYCDEVKGICADAGVEITELSTHLQGQLVAVHPAYDAQFDGFAPPAVHNNPKARQQWAVEQMKFGAKASNNLGLKASVSFCGALAFPYLYPWPQRPAGLIEEAFSELGKRWKPILDVYDDNGVDVGYEIHPGEDVFDGATFEMFLDAVGGHKRCNINYDPSHFLLQQLDYLEFIDIYHERIKAFHAKDAEFNPTGRQGVYSGYQSWTKRAGRFRSLGDGQVDFGGIFSKLAQYDYDSWAVLEWECCLKHPEDGAAEGAPFIQHHIIRVTEKAFDDFAGGATDKKVLRAMMGI; encoded by the coding sequence ATGCCGTCGACAATGAAGGGTCCTGGGCTGTTTCTGGCGCAGTTCGCGGGCGATGCCGCACCGTTCAATTCGCTGCCGTCGATCACCAGATGGGCGGCCGGGCTGGGCTACAAGGGCGTGCAGATCCCGACTTGGGACAGCCGGCTGTTCGACCTCGAGAAAGCGGCGTCTTCCCAGGCCTATTGCGACGAGGTGAAGGGCATCTGCGCCGATGCCGGCGTCGAGATCACCGAGCTGTCGACGCATTTGCAGGGGCAGTTGGTGGCGGTGCATCCGGCCTATGACGCGCAGTTCGACGGTTTTGCGCCGCCTGCGGTGCACAACAATCCGAAGGCCAGGCAGCAATGGGCGGTCGAACAGATGAAGTTCGGCGCCAAGGCTTCGAACAATCTCGGGCTCAAGGCGTCAGTGTCGTTTTGTGGAGCGTTGGCTTTTCCCTACCTCTATCCGTGGCCGCAACGGCCGGCGGGATTGATCGAGGAAGCGTTTTCCGAACTGGGAAAGCGCTGGAAACCGATCCTCGACGTCTATGACGACAATGGCGTCGATGTTGGCTACGAGATCCATCCGGGCGAAGACGTCTTCGACGGTGCGACATTCGAGATGTTCCTCGACGCGGTCGGCGGCCATAAGCGCTGCAATATCAATTACGATCCGTCGCATTTTCTGCTGCAGCAGCTCGACTATCTCGAATTCATCGACATCTATCACGAGCGGATCAAGGCCTTCCACGCCAAGGATGCCGAGTTCAATCCGACCGGCCGGCAAGGCGTCTATTCCGGTTATCAAAGCTGGACGAAGCGGGCCGGGCGTTTCCGCTCGCTCGGCGATGGCCAGGTGGATTTCGGCGGCATCTTCTCCAAGCTCGCCCAATATGACTACGATTCGTGGGCGGTTCTGGAATGGGAGTGCTGCCTGAAGCACCCCGAGGATGGCGCGGCCGAAGGCGCACCCTTCATCCAGCATCACATCATCAGGGTGACGGAAAAGGCATTCGACGATTTCGCCGGCGGCGCGACCGACAAAAAGGTGCTGCGCGCCATGATGGGGATTTAG
- a CDS encoding amidase, translating into MLSARDRLEAVLSRLTVRADNESVFVKLYPEAARAAAEAADARRRAGVTLGPLDGTILSIKDLFDVAGEPTTAGSLLLSTAAPAQRDAVIVRRLRQAGAVIFGKTNMTEFAFTAIGVNPHYGTPGNATDAGRIAGGSSSGAGVSVAEGTSEISIGSDTGGSVRIPASLNGVVGFKPTARRVSRDGVFPLSDTLDSIGPLARTVAECAAADSVMAGQEFAALVPLQLAGLRIGVPRGVLFEDTEEEVSAAFDRCVRTLELAGARLADLSIDHLLADLRAVTRRASIAAMEGAAVHADWLATGATTPVDPRVSEPLSRAAAVPATAYIRAIRRRTALVAAMDERLASVDVLVLPTTPVTAPTIVSMTGDEALGEHTEGLLLRNTQVANQFDLCAISLPMPGMARPAGLMLVARHGDDHRLLRIAAEVEELLGA; encoded by the coding sequence ATGCTGTCAGCCCGCGACCGCCTCGAAGCCGTTCTTTCGCGTCTCACCGTCCGCGCCGACAATGAAAGCGTGTTCGTAAAACTCTATCCGGAAGCCGCACGAGCAGCAGCCGAGGCCGCCGATGCCAGGCGCAGAGCCGGCGTGACGCTCGGGCCACTCGACGGAACAATTCTGTCGATCAAGGACCTGTTCGACGTCGCCGGCGAGCCGACTACGGCCGGATCGTTGTTGCTAAGCACCGCGGCGCCGGCGCAGCGGGATGCCGTCATCGTGCGGCGGCTGCGGCAAGCTGGCGCGGTGATCTTCGGCAAGACCAACATGACCGAATTCGCCTTCACCGCGATCGGCGTCAATCCGCATTACGGCACGCCCGGCAATGCGACCGATGCCGGCCGGATTGCCGGCGGCTCATCCTCCGGCGCCGGTGTTTCCGTTGCCGAAGGCACGAGCGAGATCTCGATCGGTTCCGACACTGGCGGTTCGGTGCGCATTCCGGCATCGCTGAACGGTGTCGTCGGCTTCAAGCCGACGGCGCGGCGGGTATCCCGCGATGGCGTCTTCCCGCTGTCCGACACGCTCGATTCCATCGGCCCACTTGCCCGCACCGTCGCCGAATGTGCGGCAGCCGACTCGGTGATGGCGGGTCAGGAGTTCGCGGCACTTGTTCCGCTTCAGCTTGCCGGACTGCGCATCGGCGTTCCGCGCGGCGTGCTCTTCGAGGATACGGAAGAAGAGGTCTCGGCAGCGTTCGATCGGTGTGTTCGCACGCTGGAACTCGCCGGTGCACGCCTCGCTGATCTGTCCATCGATCATCTGCTTGCCGATTTGCGCGCGGTAACCAGGCGGGCCTCGATCGCGGCAATGGAAGGCGCCGCGGTCCATGCAGATTGGCTGGCGACAGGAGCGACGACGCCGGTCGATCCGCGGGTGAGCGAGCCGTTGTCGCGCGCCGCCGCCGTGCCGGCCACGGCCTATATAAGGGCAATCCGCCGCCGCACCGCGCTTGTCGCCGCCATGGACGAGCGGCTGGCGTCGGTCGATGTGCTGGTCCTGCCGACCACGCCGGTCACCGCGCCGACCATCGTGTCGATGACCGGCGACGAAGCTCTGGGCGAGCACACGGAAGGCCTTCTGCTACGCAACACGCAGGTCGCGAACCAGTTCGACCTCTGCGCGATCTCGCTGCCGATGCCGGGAATGGCGCGCCCGGCCGGGCTGATGCTGGTGGCGCGCCACGGCGACGACCACCGTCTGCTGCGCATTGCGGCGGAGGTCGAGGAACTGCTGGGCGCTTGA
- a CDS encoding FadR/GntR family transcriptional regulator, with product MKEKNLLAELAAYLFSHSDKATGRTPSERELAEHFAVSRGQIREALAILEAMRIVERRAKSGIYIDTKQASVEAMALFARAGLPLDPIQIYETVELRKIHEIKAAELACSRATEENFERLREILKASEERIAAGEGLAKEDREFHLEIVRATKNSVFHNICSLYYLMGEQRLPIYFNDPERSMRSHAEHIQIYEALLRRDGNLAQALMSAHLQGAESYWKGLIEGGGAEPNSPALEPV from the coding sequence ATGAAAGAAAAGAACCTTCTCGCGGAACTCGCCGCCTATCTGTTCTCCCACTCCGACAAGGCGACCGGCCGAACGCCGTCAGAGCGTGAACTGGCGGAGCATTTCGCCGTCAGCCGCGGCCAGATCCGCGAGGCGCTGGCCATCCTCGAAGCCATGCGCATCGTCGAGCGCCGGGCCAAGTCCGGCATCTACATCGACACCAAGCAGGCCAGTGTCGAGGCGATGGCGCTTTTTGCCAGGGCCGGCCTGCCGCTCGATCCGATCCAGATCTACGAGACGGTCGAGTTGCGCAAGATCCACGAGATCAAGGCCGCCGAGCTTGCCTGCTCGCGCGCCACCGAGGAAAATTTCGAACGGCTGCGCGAAATCCTGAAGGCTTCGGAAGAGCGCATTGCGGCGGGCGAGGGCCTCGCCAAGGAGGACCGCGAATTTCACCTTGAGATCGTGCGGGCAACCAAGAACAGCGTTTTTCACAACATATGCAGCCTCTATTACTTGATGGGCGAGCAACGCCTGCCGATCTACTTCAACGATCCCGAACGCAGCATGCGCTCGCATGCCGAGCACATCCAGATCTACGAGGCGCTGCTGCGCCGCGACGGCAATCTCGCCCAGGCGCTGATGAGCGCCCATCTGCAAGGCGCGGAGAGCTACTGGAAAGGCCTGATCGAGGGTGGTGGGGCAGAACCTAACAGCCCAGCGCTCGAACCGGTCTGA
- a CDS encoding Gfo/Idh/MocA family protein, whose product MVGASKSETGGGPIRYGMVGGGQGAFIGAVHRIAARMDNEFVLVAGALSSDPARAKASAEELGLDPARSYGSFAEMAKAEAKRPDGIEAVAIVTPNNVHVPAAKAFLEAGIHVICDKPVATTLAEAKKLAALVEKTGKVFVLTHNYTAYPMVRQAREMVAKGQLGDIRIVQSEYPQDWLTEDLAATGQKQAAWRSDPKQAGAGGALGDIGTHAYNLARFVCGLELDSLSADLDAFVPGRQLDDNVNVMLRFKPVGTSHPAKGMLWASQVAPGHENGLKLRIYGSKGGLEWVQADPNYLWYTPFGQPKQLITRNGAGALPVAGRVSRVPSGHPEGYLEGFANIYQEAARAIRAARRKGGKPAKDVIFPTIQDGVEGMAFIEACVKSSRKNGAWTKL is encoded by the coding sequence ATGGTCGGCGCATCGAAGTCGGAAACGGGAGGCGGCCCGATCCGCTACGGCATGGTCGGCGGCGGGCAAGGCGCCTTCATCGGCGCGGTGCACAGGATTGCGGCGCGCATGGACAATGAGTTCGTGCTGGTCGCTGGCGCCCTGTCATCCGACCCTGCCCGTGCCAAGGCCTCGGCCGAGGAGCTCGGGCTCGATCCGGCGCGCAGCTACGGCTCGTTCGCCGAGATGGCCAAGGCCGAGGCCAAGCGGCCGGACGGCATCGAGGCGGTGGCCATCGTCACGCCCAACAATGTGCACGTACCGGCGGCCAAGGCGTTTCTCGAAGCCGGCATCCACGTCATTTGCGACAAGCCGGTGGCGACGACGTTGGCGGAAGCCAAGAAGCTGGCGGCACTGGTCGAAAAGACCGGCAAGGTCTTCGTCCTCACCCACAACTACACCGCCTATCCGATGGTGCGGCAAGCGCGCGAGATGGTTGCCAAGGGGCAACTCGGCGACATCCGCATCGTGCAGTCGGAATATCCGCAGGACTGGCTGACCGAAGACCTTGCCGCCACAGGCCAGAAGCAGGCGGCCTGGCGCTCCGACCCCAAGCAGGCCGGCGCCGGCGGTGCGCTGGGCGACATCGGCACGCATGCCTACAATCTGGCGCGCTTCGTCTGCGGGCTCGAGCTCGATTCGCTTTCCGCCGATCTCGACGCCTTCGTGCCGGGCCGGCAGCTCGACGACAACGTCAACGTCATGCTGCGCTTCAAACCGGTCGGCACGTCGCATCCGGCCAAGGGCATGTTGTGGGCGAGCCAGGTGGCGCCCGGCCACGAGAACGGGCTGAAGCTGCGCATCTACGGTTCGAAGGGCGGGCTTGAATGGGTGCAGGCCGACCCGAACTATCTCTGGTACACGCCGTTCGGCCAGCCGAAGCAGTTGATCACCCGAAATGGCGCCGGCGCGTTGCCGGTTGCCGGGCGTGTCAGCCGGGTTCCGTCGGGCCATCCGGAAGGCTATCTCGAAGGCTTCGCCAACATCTACCAGGAGGCGGCCCGCGCCATTCGCGCGGCGCGCCGCAAAGGCGGCAAGCCGGCTAAGGACGTTATCTTCCCGACTATCCAGGACGGTGTCGAAGGCATGGCATTCATTGAGGCCTGCGTGAAGTCGTCGAGGAAGAACGGGGCCTGGACGAAGCTCTGA
- the phnE gene encoding phosphonate ABC transporter, permease protein PhnE, whose amino-acid sequence MNADAINDIAARHPDAFRRSLWKRYATPIGILLCILYTCYCAWFFSVASVLEKANWNLAGAYLADWVSYEIRPNIEFEDNYLTIDYSRFSKLGANPDPDWVAKQMAVIERQVEAAPAPAIATTKSSQDSFMAPGAPTAENPAAPLGQSAPAVPETVRENAVVAATVTLGNGRIAVTPSLVTVTRGAESVVFDIAKDNSVTPRTPLPDWIEQRRPGSTAYVSFGFLGRAEVQNDEVVAWRRFFGWANFVFDTNSPFWGKPFSEVASLIVSGVRIDPSRSNAALAWDNILNNAEWQHGDVWLKLLQTIVMAFVGTVLASIVAFPLAFLAARNVTPSRIANQVTKRFFDFLRSVDMLIWALFFTRGFGPGPLAGMSAIFFTDTGTLGKLYSESLENIDDKQREGIRSVGATPAMVQRYGVLPQVLPVFLSQSLYFWESNTRSATIIGAVGAGGIGLKLWEAMRTNTNWANVFYMVLLILLVVFIFDNISSYLRRKLMGSDGNEERRVSAGSAAAQIA is encoded by the coding sequence ATGAATGCCGATGCCATCAACGACATCGCTGCTCGCCACCCGGACGCGTTCCGGCGCTCGCTGTGGAAGCGCTACGCCACCCCGATCGGCATCCTTCTTTGCATTCTCTACACCTGCTATTGCGCGTGGTTCTTCTCGGTCGCCAGCGTTCTCGAAAAGGCGAACTGGAACCTTGCCGGTGCGTATCTCGCCGACTGGGTGTCTTACGAAATCCGGCCCAACATCGAATTCGAGGACAATTATCTGACGATCGACTACTCCCGCTTCTCCAAGTTGGGAGCCAATCCAGATCCCGACTGGGTGGCCAAACAGATGGCCGTCATCGAGCGGCAGGTCGAGGCAGCGCCGGCACCGGCGATCGCGACCACCAAGTCGTCGCAGGATTCGTTCATGGCGCCCGGCGCCCCGACCGCCGAGAACCCGGCCGCCCCGTTGGGTCAATCCGCTCCGGCTGTGCCTGAAACGGTGCGCGAAAACGCCGTCGTGGCGGCGACCGTCACCCTTGGCAATGGCCGGATCGCCGTCACGCCAAGCCTGGTCACCGTGACGCGCGGCGCCGAAAGCGTCGTCTTCGACATCGCCAAGGACAATTCCGTCACGCCGCGCACACCGCTGCCTGACTGGATCGAGCAACGCAGGCCAGGCTCGACAGCCTATGTCTCGTTTGGATTTCTCGGCCGCGCTGAGGTGCAGAACGACGAGGTGGTCGCCTGGCGACGTTTCTTCGGCTGGGCCAATTTCGTGTTCGACACCAACTCGCCATTCTGGGGAAAGCCGTTCAGCGAGGTCGCTTCACTGATCGTCTCCGGGGTCCGCATCGACCCGTCGCGATCAAACGCGGCGCTCGCCTGGGACAACATTTTGAACAACGCCGAGTGGCAGCACGGCGACGTCTGGCTGAAACTCTTACAGACCATCGTCATGGCTTTCGTCGGCACCGTGCTGGCCTCGATCGTCGCCTTTCCGCTTGCCTTCCTGGCTGCGCGCAATGTCACGCCGAGCCGGATAGCCAACCAAGTGACAAAGCGCTTCTTCGATTTCCTGCGCTCGGTCGACATGCTGATCTGGGCGCTGTTCTTTACCCGCGGCTTCGGTCCGGGACCGCTGGCCGGCATGTCGGCGATCTTCTTCACCGACACCGGAACCCTGGGCAAACTTTACTCCGAGTCGCTGGAGAACATCGATGACAAGCAGCGCGAGGGCATCCGCTCGGTTGGCGCCACGCCGGCAATGGTGCAGCGCTATGGCGTGCTGCCCCAGGTTCTGCCGGTATTCCTCAGCCAATCCCTCTATTTCTGGGAATCGAACACCCGGTCAGCGACGATCATAGGCGCTGTCGGCGCTGGCGGCATCGGCCTGAAATTGTGGGAGGCCATGCGCACCAACACCAACTGGGCCAATGTTTTCTACATGGTCCTGCTGATTCTGCTCGTCGTCTTTATCTTCGACAACATCTCCAGCTATCTCCGCCGCAAACTGATGGGGAGTGACGGCAATGAGGAGCGGCGCGTTTCCGCCGGTTCGGCCGCAGCTCAGATCGCCTGA
- the phnE gene encoding phosphonate ABC transporter, permease protein PhnE has product MSATDVYRAPALSPEGATVERHWRDLAARRRLYTIGGLVFLFLALSGSLWFANETNAGKFFDRLPYVADFFAELKPRDWFDPVRALFDLPSPYDDGSLKFDYPEGRVYLTQSIYIPEYFHRMLETLNIALFSTLVGATFGFLLCFFAAGNITTSRWLRFATRRFLEIVRAFPEIVIAGFFLAIFSLGPIPAIIAVSIHTVGALGKMFFEVVENADMKPEEGLRAVGANWVERVWFGIVPQVLPNFISYFLLRFEINVRASTILGAVGAGGIGESLRLSIGRGHEAKTIAIVFLLFCTIVAVDQFSAWLRHRLVGRQAFAYGRGE; this is encoded by the coding sequence ATGAGTGCGACCGACGTTTACCGCGCGCCCGCGCTTTCACCGGAGGGAGCCACCGTCGAGCGGCACTGGCGCGACCTTGCCGCCCGCCGGCGCCTTTACACGATCGGCGGCCTGGTTTTCCTGTTTCTTGCACTGTCTGGCTCGCTCTGGTTCGCCAACGAAACCAACGCCGGAAAGTTCTTCGACCGCCTTCCCTATGTCGCCGACTTTTTCGCCGAATTGAAGCCGCGCGACTGGTTCGACCCGGTGCGCGCGCTGTTCGACCTGCCGTCCCCCTATGACGACGGCAGCCTCAAATTCGACTACCCGGAAGGCCGGGTCTACCTGACCCAGAGCATCTACATTCCGGAGTATTTCCACCGGATGCTCGAGACGCTGAACATAGCCCTGTTTTCGACGCTGGTGGGTGCCACATTCGGCTTTCTGCTCTGCTTCTTCGCTGCAGGAAATATCACGACCAGCCGCTGGCTCCGTTTCGCCACGCGCCGCTTCCTCGAAATCGTCCGCGCCTTTCCGGAAATTGTCATTGCCGGCTTTTTCCTGGCGATTTTCTCACTGGGTCCGATTCCTGCGATCATTGCGGTCAGCATCCATACCGTCGGCGCGCTCGGAAAAATGTTCTTCGAAGTCGTCGAAAATGCCGACATGAAGCCTGAAGAAGGCTTGCGCGCCGTGGGCGCCAATTGGGTCGAACGGGTGTGGTTCGGCATCGTGCCCCAGGTCCTGCCCAACTTCATCAGCTATTTCCTGCTCCGCTTCGAGATCAATGTGCGCGCTTCGACCATTCTCGGCGCCGTCGGCGCCGGCGGCATCGGCGAATCCCTGCGTCTTTCGATCGGCCGAGGCCATGAGGCCAAGACCATCGCCATCGTCTTCCTGCTGTTCTGCACGATTGTCGCCGTCGACCAGTTTTCGGCATGGCTGAGACACCGTCTTGTCGGCCGCCAGGCGTTTGCATACGGGCGCGGAGAGTAA